Proteins encoded together in one Lathyrus oleraceus cultivar Zhongwan6 chromosome 5, CAAS_Psat_ZW6_1.0, whole genome shotgun sequence window:
- the LOC127083084 gene encoding cyclin-dependent kinase G-2 isoform X1: MTTGRHGGYHDHKFRHSESDFGISRSGFTTNNFNEEYDGIRNNGKGRRRDSRDRVITREREISNGSYRSSSSRSDSSSSGGLSGRLGPRRCDFPVKTMDREPGELSSESGSDEGVEAESLVKRHKAVMGKEFDYDVESESLFKHREVAMGKENGTQSPLQRKRKFSPIVWDQDDHKLTNLSKLKVVTTVTAVSPPPPFPRAVNESPHVPYNGVEVLPPENPVLSTAMDPSMVSESVQDAESESPIGLNSLLSEQRLVNGNTEQPEVEDYVSTRNISSSRWASGDGSSDDEGEIIDEKEILKKRRLSLEAGMKIRNKMLRPEESKIEGFERSRGKSSESEERGSTGRYSGEDDYPGIEAGKDNYMEIDSGVCKSDASGSHTNTDSEREDNYRESMESLSPPQRVVNMLQGCRSVDEFERLNKIDEGTYGVVYRAKDKKTGEIVALKKVKMEKEKEGFPLTSLREINILLSFHHPFIVDVKEVVVGSSLDSIFMVMEYMEHDLKGLMVAMKQPFSQSEVKCLMLQLLEGVKYLHDNWVLHRDLKTSNLLLNNRGELKICDFGLARQYGSPLKPYTSLVVTLWYRAPELLLGTKQYSTAIDMWSLGCIMAELLSKEPLFNGRTEFDQLNKIFRILGTPNETIWPGFSKLPLVKANYVKHQLQLCVVGYLASPVTHFYTNFLLCINHRNVPFRYSLLRKKFPATSFTGSPVLSDSGFDLLNKLLTYDPEKRITAEDALNHEWFREVPLPKSKEFMPTFPAQHDKERRMRRIMKSPHPLEKHRKDLQLGESGTESSCEVEECVLSILLKKMTLTFHIKVSKLAG, encoded by the exons ATGACGACAGGTAGACACGGAGGTTATCACGATCACAAATTCAGGCACAGTGAGTCGGATTTTGGCATTTCAAGGAGTGGTTTTACTACTAATAATTTTAATGAGGAGTATGATGGGATTAGAAATAATGGTAAGGGTCGGAGGAGGGATTCGAGAGATAGAGTTATTACAAGGGAGAGAGAAATTTCAAATGGTAGTTACCGGTCATCTTCGAGTAGGAGTGACTCTAGCAGTAGTGGCGGCCTTAGTGGCAGGCTTGGTCCTAGAAGATGTGATTTTCCTGTAAAGACTATGGATAGAGAGCCAGGCGAGCTTTCTAGTGAGAGTGGATCTGATGAGGGCGTTGAAGCAGAGTCACTGGTAAAACGCCATAAGGCTGTGATGGGTAAAGAGTTTGATTATGATGTTGAATCAGAATCACTCTTCAAACACCGCGAGGTTGCAATGGGCAAAGAAAATGGGACTCAATCTCCATTACAAAGGAAAAGGAAATTTTCACCAATAGTATGGGATCAAGATGACCACAAATTGACTAATTTATCCAAGCTTAAGGTTGTCACAACAGTGACTGCTGTTTCTCCACCACCTCCATTTCCAAGAGCAGTCAACGAGTCGCCTCATGTTCCTTACAATGGAGTTGAAGTTCTTCCTCCTGAGAATCCTGTGTTGTCGACTGCAATGGATCCTTCTATGGTGTCTGAGTCAGTTCAAGATGCTGAATCTGAGTCTCCTATAGGTTTGAATTCACTGTTGTCAGAGCAGAGGTTGGTTAATGGGAACACTGAGCAACCAGAAGTTGAAGATTACGTGTCAACTCGCAATATATCATCTTCAAGATGGGCATCTGGAGATGGCTCTTCGGATGATGAAGGTGAAATCATTGATGAGAAGGAAATCCTTAAAAAGAGGAGGCTATCTCTTGAGGCGGGTATGAAAATACGAAACAAGATGTTGAGACCAGAGGAATCTAAAATTGAAGGTTTTGAAAGGTCTAGAGGAAAATCATCTGAATCCGAAGAAAGAGGTAGCACTGGGAGATATTCCGGTGAAGATGATTATCCTGGTATTGAGGCAGGGAAGGACAACTACATGGAGATTGACAGCGGAGTTTGCAAAAGTGACGCAAGTGGTAGTCACACAAATACTGATTCTGAACGTGAAGACAATTACAGGGAAAGTATGGAATCTCTGTCTCCACCCCAGAGAGTTGTCAACATGCTTCAGGGGTGTAGAAGTGTTGATGAGTTTGAGAGACTGAACAAGATTGATGAAGGAACATATGGTGTTGTATATAGGGCCAAAGACAAGAAGACCGGTGAAATAGTGGCACTGAAAAAGGTTAAGATGGAAAAGGAAAAAGAAGGCTTTCCACTGACTTCTCTGAGGGAAATAAACATACTTCTTTCCTTTCACCATCCATTCATAGTTGACGTTAAGGAAGTAGTGGTAGGTAGTAGCCTTGATAGTATTTTTATGGTTATGGAATACATGGAACACGATCTTAAAGGACTAATGGTGGCAATGAAGCAGCCATTTAGCCAGAGTGAAGTAAAATGCTTAATGCTCCAGCTGTTAGAAGGTGTGAAGTATCTTCATGACAACTGGGTGCTTCACAGGGACTTGAAGACCTCAAACCTGCTTCTGAATAATAGGGGCGAGTTAAAAATTTGTGATTTTGGATTAGCTCGTCAGTATGGGAGTCCATTGAAACCTTATACATCATTGGTGGTTACTCTTTGGTACAG GGCTCCTGAACTTCTTTTGGGGACAAAGCAGTATTCAACAGCTATTGACATGTGGTCCCTGGGTTGTATAATGGCTGAGCTTTTGTCCAAGGAACCATTGTTTAATGGGAGGACTGAATTTGATCAACTTAACAAG ATTTTCAGAATTCTTGGCACCCCAAATGAAACAATTTGGCCTGGGTTCTCAAAATTACCTCTAGTCAAGGCCAATTATGTCAAACATCA GCTTCAACTCTGTGTGGTTGGCTATCTGGCCTCCCCGGTGACTCACTTTTACACGAATTTCCTATTGTGTATTAACCACAGGAATGTTCCTTTCAGGTATAGTCTCCTGCGCAAAAAGTTTCCCGCAACATCATTCACTGGATCCCCAGTTCTTTCTGACTCTGGATTTGATTTGTTGAACAAGCTTCTCACTTATGACCCTGAAAAG AGGATCACCGCTGAAGATGCTCTCAACCATGAATGGTTTCGTGAAGTTCCCCTCCCCAAGTCTAAAGAATTCATGCCTACATTTCCTGCTCAACATGATAAAGAAAG GAGAATGCGAAGAATAATGAAGAGTCCACATCCGTTAGAGAAGCACCGGAAGGATTTGCAGCTGGGCGAATCAGGAACTG AAAGTTCGTGTGAAGTGGAAGAGTGCGTTCTGTCCATTTTGTTGAAGAAAATGACACTTACTTTTCACATCAAAG TATCAAAGCTAGCAGGTTGA
- the LOC127083084 gene encoding cyclin-dependent kinase G-2 isoform X2, producing the protein MTTGRHGGYHDHKFRHSESDFGISRSGFTTNNFNEEYDGIRNNGKGRRRDSRDRVITREREISNGSYRSSSSRSDSSSSGGLSGRLGPRRCDFPVKTMDREPGELSSESGSDEGVEAESLVKRHKAVMGKEFDYDVESESLFKHREVAMGKENGTQSPLQRKRKFSPIVWDQDDHKLTNLSKLKVVTTVTAVSPPPPFPRAVNESPHVPYNGVEVLPPENPVLSTAMDPSMVSESVQDAESESPIGLNSLLSEQRLVNGNTEQPEVEDYVSTRNISSSRWASGDGSSDDEGEIIDEKEILKKRRLSLEAGMKIRNKMLRPEESKIEGFERSRGKSSESEERGSTGRYSGEDDYPGIEAGKDNYMEIDSGVCKSDASGSHTNTDSEREDNYRESMESLSPPQRVVNMLQGCRSVDEFERLNKIDEGTYGVVYRAKDKKTGEIVALKKVKMEKEKEGFPLTSLREINILLSFHHPFIVDVKEVVVGSSLDSIFMVMEYMEHDLKGLMVAMKQPFSQSEVKCLMLQLLEGVKYLHDNWVLHRDLKTSNLLLNNRGELKICDFGLARQYGSPLKPYTSLVVTLWYRAPELLLGTKQYSTAIDMWSLGCIMAELLSKEPLFNGRTEFDQLNKIFRILGTPNETIWPGFSKLPLVKANYVKHQLQLCVVGYLASPVTHFYTNFLLCINHRNVPFRYSLLRKKFPATSFTGSPVLSDSGFDLLNKLLTYDPEKRITAEDALNHEWFREVPLPKSKEFMPTFPAQHDKERRMRRIMKSPHPLEKHRKDLQLGESGTDLFQVNLHCWSSYRNANGTQLAA; encoded by the exons ATGACGACAGGTAGACACGGAGGTTATCACGATCACAAATTCAGGCACAGTGAGTCGGATTTTGGCATTTCAAGGAGTGGTTTTACTACTAATAATTTTAATGAGGAGTATGATGGGATTAGAAATAATGGTAAGGGTCGGAGGAGGGATTCGAGAGATAGAGTTATTACAAGGGAGAGAGAAATTTCAAATGGTAGTTACCGGTCATCTTCGAGTAGGAGTGACTCTAGCAGTAGTGGCGGCCTTAGTGGCAGGCTTGGTCCTAGAAGATGTGATTTTCCTGTAAAGACTATGGATAGAGAGCCAGGCGAGCTTTCTAGTGAGAGTGGATCTGATGAGGGCGTTGAAGCAGAGTCACTGGTAAAACGCCATAAGGCTGTGATGGGTAAAGAGTTTGATTATGATGTTGAATCAGAATCACTCTTCAAACACCGCGAGGTTGCAATGGGCAAAGAAAATGGGACTCAATCTCCATTACAAAGGAAAAGGAAATTTTCACCAATAGTATGGGATCAAGATGACCACAAATTGACTAATTTATCCAAGCTTAAGGTTGTCACAACAGTGACTGCTGTTTCTCCACCACCTCCATTTCCAAGAGCAGTCAACGAGTCGCCTCATGTTCCTTACAATGGAGTTGAAGTTCTTCCTCCTGAGAATCCTGTGTTGTCGACTGCAATGGATCCTTCTATGGTGTCTGAGTCAGTTCAAGATGCTGAATCTGAGTCTCCTATAGGTTTGAATTCACTGTTGTCAGAGCAGAGGTTGGTTAATGGGAACACTGAGCAACCAGAAGTTGAAGATTACGTGTCAACTCGCAATATATCATCTTCAAGATGGGCATCTGGAGATGGCTCTTCGGATGATGAAGGTGAAATCATTGATGAGAAGGAAATCCTTAAAAAGAGGAGGCTATCTCTTGAGGCGGGTATGAAAATACGAAACAAGATGTTGAGACCAGAGGAATCTAAAATTGAAGGTTTTGAAAGGTCTAGAGGAAAATCATCTGAATCCGAAGAAAGAGGTAGCACTGGGAGATATTCCGGTGAAGATGATTATCCTGGTATTGAGGCAGGGAAGGACAACTACATGGAGATTGACAGCGGAGTTTGCAAAAGTGACGCAAGTGGTAGTCACACAAATACTGATTCTGAACGTGAAGACAATTACAGGGAAAGTATGGAATCTCTGTCTCCACCCCAGAGAGTTGTCAACATGCTTCAGGGGTGTAGAAGTGTTGATGAGTTTGAGAGACTGAACAAGATTGATGAAGGAACATATGGTGTTGTATATAGGGCCAAAGACAAGAAGACCGGTGAAATAGTGGCACTGAAAAAGGTTAAGATGGAAAAGGAAAAAGAAGGCTTTCCACTGACTTCTCTGAGGGAAATAAACATACTTCTTTCCTTTCACCATCCATTCATAGTTGACGTTAAGGAAGTAGTGGTAGGTAGTAGCCTTGATAGTATTTTTATGGTTATGGAATACATGGAACACGATCTTAAAGGACTAATGGTGGCAATGAAGCAGCCATTTAGCCAGAGTGAAGTAAAATGCTTAATGCTCCAGCTGTTAGAAGGTGTGAAGTATCTTCATGACAACTGGGTGCTTCACAGGGACTTGAAGACCTCAAACCTGCTTCTGAATAATAGGGGCGAGTTAAAAATTTGTGATTTTGGATTAGCTCGTCAGTATGGGAGTCCATTGAAACCTTATACATCATTGGTGGTTACTCTTTGGTACAG GGCTCCTGAACTTCTTTTGGGGACAAAGCAGTATTCAACAGCTATTGACATGTGGTCCCTGGGTTGTATAATGGCTGAGCTTTTGTCCAAGGAACCATTGTTTAATGGGAGGACTGAATTTGATCAACTTAACAAG ATTTTCAGAATTCTTGGCACCCCAAATGAAACAATTTGGCCTGGGTTCTCAAAATTACCTCTAGTCAAGGCCAATTATGTCAAACATCA GCTTCAACTCTGTGTGGTTGGCTATCTGGCCTCCCCGGTGACTCACTTTTACACGAATTTCCTATTGTGTATTAACCACAGGAATGTTCCTTTCAGGTATAGTCTCCTGCGCAAAAAGTTTCCCGCAACATCATTCACTGGATCCCCAGTTCTTTCTGACTCTGGATTTGATTTGTTGAACAAGCTTCTCACTTATGACCCTGAAAAG AGGATCACCGCTGAAGATGCTCTCAACCATGAATGGTTTCGTGAAGTTCCCCTCCCCAAGTCTAAAGAATTCATGCCTACATTTCCTGCTCAACATGATAAAGAAAG GAGAATGCGAAGAATAATGAAGAGTCCACATCCGTTAGAGAAGCACCGGAAGGATTTGCAGCTGGGCGAATCAGGAACTG ATTTATTTCAGGTTAACCTTCATTGTTGGTCATCTTATAGAAATGCAAATGGGACACAGCTGGCAGCATAA
- the LOC127083084 gene encoding cyclin-dependent kinase G-2 isoform X4: MTTGRHGGYHDHKFRHSESDFGISRSGFTTNNFNEEYDGIRNNGKGRRRDSRDRVITREREISNGSYRSSSSRSDSSSSGGLSGRLGPRRCDFPVKTMDREPGELSSESGSDEGVEAESLVKRHKAVMGKEFDYDVESESLFKHREVAMGKENGTQSPLQRKRKFSPIVWDQDDHKLTNLSKLKVVTTVTAVSPPPPFPRAVNESPHVPYNGVEVLPPENPVLSTAMDPSMVSESVQDAESESPIGLNSLLSEQRLVNGNTEQPEVEDYVSTRNISSSRWASGDGSSDDEGEIIDEKEILKKRRLSLEAGMKIRNKMLRPEESKIEGFERSRGKSSESEERGSTGRYSGEDDYPGIEAGKDNYMEIDSGVCKSDASGSHTNTDSEREDNYRESMESLSPPQRVVNMLQGCRSVDEFERLNKIDEGTYGVVYRAKDKKTGEIVALKKVKMEKEKEGFPLTSLREINILLSFHHPFIVDVKEVVVGSSLDSIFMVMEYMEHDLKGLMVAMKQPFSQSEVKCLMLQLLEGVKYLHDNWVLHRDLKTSNLLLNNRGELKICDFGLARQYGSPLKPYTSLVVTLWYRAPELLLGTKQYSTAIDMWSLGCIMAELLSKEPLFNGRTEFDQLNKIFRILGTPNETIWPGFSKLPLVKANYVKHQYSLLRKKFPATSFTGSPVLSDSGFDLLNKLLTYDPEKRITAEDALNHEWFREVPLPKSKEFMPTFPAQHDKERRMRRIMKSPHPLEKHRKDLQLGESGTESSCEVEECVLSILLKKMTLTFHIKVSKLAG; this comes from the exons ATGACGACAGGTAGACACGGAGGTTATCACGATCACAAATTCAGGCACAGTGAGTCGGATTTTGGCATTTCAAGGAGTGGTTTTACTACTAATAATTTTAATGAGGAGTATGATGGGATTAGAAATAATGGTAAGGGTCGGAGGAGGGATTCGAGAGATAGAGTTATTACAAGGGAGAGAGAAATTTCAAATGGTAGTTACCGGTCATCTTCGAGTAGGAGTGACTCTAGCAGTAGTGGCGGCCTTAGTGGCAGGCTTGGTCCTAGAAGATGTGATTTTCCTGTAAAGACTATGGATAGAGAGCCAGGCGAGCTTTCTAGTGAGAGTGGATCTGATGAGGGCGTTGAAGCAGAGTCACTGGTAAAACGCCATAAGGCTGTGATGGGTAAAGAGTTTGATTATGATGTTGAATCAGAATCACTCTTCAAACACCGCGAGGTTGCAATGGGCAAAGAAAATGGGACTCAATCTCCATTACAAAGGAAAAGGAAATTTTCACCAATAGTATGGGATCAAGATGACCACAAATTGACTAATTTATCCAAGCTTAAGGTTGTCACAACAGTGACTGCTGTTTCTCCACCACCTCCATTTCCAAGAGCAGTCAACGAGTCGCCTCATGTTCCTTACAATGGAGTTGAAGTTCTTCCTCCTGAGAATCCTGTGTTGTCGACTGCAATGGATCCTTCTATGGTGTCTGAGTCAGTTCAAGATGCTGAATCTGAGTCTCCTATAGGTTTGAATTCACTGTTGTCAGAGCAGAGGTTGGTTAATGGGAACACTGAGCAACCAGAAGTTGAAGATTACGTGTCAACTCGCAATATATCATCTTCAAGATGGGCATCTGGAGATGGCTCTTCGGATGATGAAGGTGAAATCATTGATGAGAAGGAAATCCTTAAAAAGAGGAGGCTATCTCTTGAGGCGGGTATGAAAATACGAAACAAGATGTTGAGACCAGAGGAATCTAAAATTGAAGGTTTTGAAAGGTCTAGAGGAAAATCATCTGAATCCGAAGAAAGAGGTAGCACTGGGAGATATTCCGGTGAAGATGATTATCCTGGTATTGAGGCAGGGAAGGACAACTACATGGAGATTGACAGCGGAGTTTGCAAAAGTGACGCAAGTGGTAGTCACACAAATACTGATTCTGAACGTGAAGACAATTACAGGGAAAGTATGGAATCTCTGTCTCCACCCCAGAGAGTTGTCAACATGCTTCAGGGGTGTAGAAGTGTTGATGAGTTTGAGAGACTGAACAAGATTGATGAAGGAACATATGGTGTTGTATATAGGGCCAAAGACAAGAAGACCGGTGAAATAGTGGCACTGAAAAAGGTTAAGATGGAAAAGGAAAAAGAAGGCTTTCCACTGACTTCTCTGAGGGAAATAAACATACTTCTTTCCTTTCACCATCCATTCATAGTTGACGTTAAGGAAGTAGTGGTAGGTAGTAGCCTTGATAGTATTTTTATGGTTATGGAATACATGGAACACGATCTTAAAGGACTAATGGTGGCAATGAAGCAGCCATTTAGCCAGAGTGAAGTAAAATGCTTAATGCTCCAGCTGTTAGAAGGTGTGAAGTATCTTCATGACAACTGGGTGCTTCACAGGGACTTGAAGACCTCAAACCTGCTTCTGAATAATAGGGGCGAGTTAAAAATTTGTGATTTTGGATTAGCTCGTCAGTATGGGAGTCCATTGAAACCTTATACATCATTGGTGGTTACTCTTTGGTACAG GGCTCCTGAACTTCTTTTGGGGACAAAGCAGTATTCAACAGCTATTGACATGTGGTCCCTGGGTTGTATAATGGCTGAGCTTTTGTCCAAGGAACCATTGTTTAATGGGAGGACTGAATTTGATCAACTTAACAAG ATTTTCAGAATTCTTGGCACCCCAAATGAAACAATTTGGCCTGGGTTCTCAAAATTACCTCTAGTCAAGGCCAATTATGTCAAACATCA GTATAGTCTCCTGCGCAAAAAGTTTCCCGCAACATCATTCACTGGATCCCCAGTTCTTTCTGACTCTGGATTTGATTTGTTGAACAAGCTTCTCACTTATGACCCTGAAAAG AGGATCACCGCTGAAGATGCTCTCAACCATGAATGGTTTCGTGAAGTTCCCCTCCCCAAGTCTAAAGAATTCATGCCTACATTTCCTGCTCAACATGATAAAGAAAG GAGAATGCGAAGAATAATGAAGAGTCCACATCCGTTAGAGAAGCACCGGAAGGATTTGCAGCTGGGCGAATCAGGAACTG AAAGTTCGTGTGAAGTGGAAGAGTGCGTTCTGTCCATTTTGTTGAAGAAAATGACACTTACTTTTCACATCAAAG TATCAAAGCTAGCAGGTTGA
- the LOC127083084 gene encoding cyclin-dependent kinase G-2 isoform X5 gives MTTGRHGGYHDHKFRHSESDFGISRSGFTTNNFNEEYDGIRNNGKGRRRDSRDRVITREREISNGSYRSSSSRSDSSSSGGLSGRLGPRRCDFPVKTMDREPGELSSESGSDEGVEAESLVKRHKAVMGKEFDYDVESESLFKHREVAMGKENGTQSPLQRKRKFSPIVWDQDDHKLTNLSKLKVVTTVTAVSPPPPFPRAVNESPHVPYNGVEVLPPENPVLSTAMDPSMVSESVQDAESESPIGLNSLLSEQRLVNGNTEQPEVEDYVSTRNISSSRWASGDGSSDDEGEIIDEKEILKKRRLSLEAGMKIRNKMLRPEESKIEGFERSRGKSSESEERGSTGRYSGEDDYPGIEAGKDNYMEIDSGVCKSDASGSHTNTDSEREDNYRESMESLSPPQRVVNMLQGCRSVDEFERLNKIDEGTYGVVYRAKDKKTGEIVALKKVKMEKEKEGFPLTSLREINILLSFHHPFIVDVKEVVVGSSLDSIFMVMEYMEHDLKGLMVAMKQPFSQSEVKCLMLQLLEGVKYLHDNWVLHRDLKTSNLLLNNRGELKICDFGLARQYGSPLKPYTSLVVTLWYRAPELLLGTKQYSTAIDMWSLGCIMAELLSKEPLFNGRTEFDQLNKIFRILGTPNETIWPGFSKLPLVKANYVKHQYSLLRKKFPATSFTGSPVLSDSGFDLLNKLLTYDPEKRITAEDALNHEWFREVPLPKSKEFMPTFPAQHDKERRMRRIMKSPHPLEKHRKDLQLGESGTGSIFG, from the exons ATGACGACAGGTAGACACGGAGGTTATCACGATCACAAATTCAGGCACAGTGAGTCGGATTTTGGCATTTCAAGGAGTGGTTTTACTACTAATAATTTTAATGAGGAGTATGATGGGATTAGAAATAATGGTAAGGGTCGGAGGAGGGATTCGAGAGATAGAGTTATTACAAGGGAGAGAGAAATTTCAAATGGTAGTTACCGGTCATCTTCGAGTAGGAGTGACTCTAGCAGTAGTGGCGGCCTTAGTGGCAGGCTTGGTCCTAGAAGATGTGATTTTCCTGTAAAGACTATGGATAGAGAGCCAGGCGAGCTTTCTAGTGAGAGTGGATCTGATGAGGGCGTTGAAGCAGAGTCACTGGTAAAACGCCATAAGGCTGTGATGGGTAAAGAGTTTGATTATGATGTTGAATCAGAATCACTCTTCAAACACCGCGAGGTTGCAATGGGCAAAGAAAATGGGACTCAATCTCCATTACAAAGGAAAAGGAAATTTTCACCAATAGTATGGGATCAAGATGACCACAAATTGACTAATTTATCCAAGCTTAAGGTTGTCACAACAGTGACTGCTGTTTCTCCACCACCTCCATTTCCAAGAGCAGTCAACGAGTCGCCTCATGTTCCTTACAATGGAGTTGAAGTTCTTCCTCCTGAGAATCCTGTGTTGTCGACTGCAATGGATCCTTCTATGGTGTCTGAGTCAGTTCAAGATGCTGAATCTGAGTCTCCTATAGGTTTGAATTCACTGTTGTCAGAGCAGAGGTTGGTTAATGGGAACACTGAGCAACCAGAAGTTGAAGATTACGTGTCAACTCGCAATATATCATCTTCAAGATGGGCATCTGGAGATGGCTCTTCGGATGATGAAGGTGAAATCATTGATGAGAAGGAAATCCTTAAAAAGAGGAGGCTATCTCTTGAGGCGGGTATGAAAATACGAAACAAGATGTTGAGACCAGAGGAATCTAAAATTGAAGGTTTTGAAAGGTCTAGAGGAAAATCATCTGAATCCGAAGAAAGAGGTAGCACTGGGAGATATTCCGGTGAAGATGATTATCCTGGTATTGAGGCAGGGAAGGACAACTACATGGAGATTGACAGCGGAGTTTGCAAAAGTGACGCAAGTGGTAGTCACACAAATACTGATTCTGAACGTGAAGACAATTACAGGGAAAGTATGGAATCTCTGTCTCCACCCCAGAGAGTTGTCAACATGCTTCAGGGGTGTAGAAGTGTTGATGAGTTTGAGAGACTGAACAAGATTGATGAAGGAACATATGGTGTTGTATATAGGGCCAAAGACAAGAAGACCGGTGAAATAGTGGCACTGAAAAAGGTTAAGATGGAAAAGGAAAAAGAAGGCTTTCCACTGACTTCTCTGAGGGAAATAAACATACTTCTTTCCTTTCACCATCCATTCATAGTTGACGTTAAGGAAGTAGTGGTAGGTAGTAGCCTTGATAGTATTTTTATGGTTATGGAATACATGGAACACGATCTTAAAGGACTAATGGTGGCAATGAAGCAGCCATTTAGCCAGAGTGAAGTAAAATGCTTAATGCTCCAGCTGTTAGAAGGTGTGAAGTATCTTCATGACAACTGGGTGCTTCACAGGGACTTGAAGACCTCAAACCTGCTTCTGAATAATAGGGGCGAGTTAAAAATTTGTGATTTTGGATTAGCTCGTCAGTATGGGAGTCCATTGAAACCTTATACATCATTGGTGGTTACTCTTTGGTACAG GGCTCCTGAACTTCTTTTGGGGACAAAGCAGTATTCAACAGCTATTGACATGTGGTCCCTGGGTTGTATAATGGCTGAGCTTTTGTCCAAGGAACCATTGTTTAATGGGAGGACTGAATTTGATCAACTTAACAAG ATTTTCAGAATTCTTGGCACCCCAAATGAAACAATTTGGCCTGGGTTCTCAAAATTACCTCTAGTCAAGGCCAATTATGTCAAACATCA GTATAGTCTCCTGCGCAAAAAGTTTCCCGCAACATCATTCACTGGATCCCCAGTTCTTTCTGACTCTGGATTTGATTTGTTGAACAAGCTTCTCACTTATGACCCTGAAAAG AGGATCACCGCTGAAGATGCTCTCAACCATGAATGGTTTCGTGAAGTTCCCCTCCCCAAGTCTAAAGAATTCATGCCTACATTTCCTGCTCAACATGATAAAGAAAG GAGAATGCGAAGAATAATGAAGAGTCCACATCCGTTAGAGAAGCACCGGAAGGATTTGCAGCTGGGCGAATCAGGAACTGGTAGTATTTTTGGTTAA